From the Desulfarculaceae bacterium genome, one window contains:
- a CDS encoding permease-like cell division protein FtsX has product MSRVGRRPLSRAWRQMGEDMWLQAVAVSTLTVALAIMGAYLTLCLNLDTAASRLLTGPTLLVVLSPTAGAERGRELALEMSKLPGVASTRYVGKEEALVRFKRQLGPQASLLDDLEVNPLPDGVELVLMPGVTARPELSAHIKEQVGVSEVVSGRPWLKRLERALAAGGDLAVALGILLFLGVVLVASNTVRLAVHVRRRELELMALVGASPSYMRLPYLVEAVLQGLMAAILASLLLWGLFNLLAAPAALPLGLRLVELLAFPPFLPLALAGLAVLAGVLGGFLGVGRSLRPREMV; this is encoded by the coding sequence TTGAGCCGGGTGGGCCGGAGGCCCCTGAGCCGCGCCTGGCGGCAGATGGGCGAGGACATGTGGCTCCAGGCCGTGGCGGTTAGCACCCTCACCGTGGCCCTGGCCATCATGGGGGCCTATCTGACGCTTTGCCTTAACCTGGACACCGCCGCCTCCCGCTTGCTCACCGGGCCTACCCTTCTGGTGGTGCTCTCGCCCACGGCCGGGGCCGAGCGGGGCCGCGAGCTGGCCTTGGAGATGAGCAAGCTGCCCGGCGTGGCTTCCACCCGCTACGTGGGCAAGGAAGAGGCCCTGGTGCGCTTCAAGCGCCAGCTGGGGCCCCAGGCCTCGCTCTTGGACGATCTGGAGGTGAACCCCCTGCCCGACGGGGTGGAGCTGGTGCTCATGCCCGGCGTGACGGCCAGACCCGAGCTTAGCGCGCACATCAAGGAACAGGTCGGAGTGTCCGAGGTGGTCAGCGGACGCCCCTGGCTCAAGCGCCTGGAGCGCGCCCTGGCCGCGGGCGGCGACCTGGCCGTGGCCCTGGGCATCCTGCTTTTCCTGGGCGTGGTGCTGGTGGCCAGCAACACGGTGCGCCTGGCGGTGCATGTGCGGCGGCGCGAGCTGGAGCTCATGGCACTGGTGGGGGCCAGCCCTTCCTACATGCGCCTGCCCTATCTGGTGGAGGCGGTGCTGCAAGGCCTTATGGCCGCCATCCTGGCCAGCCTGCTCCTGTGGGGTTTGTTTAATCTGCTGGCCGCTCCAGCCGCCCTGCCCCTAGGCCTGCGCCTGGTTGAGCTCTTGGCTTTCCCGCCCTTTTTGCCTCTGGCCCTGGCCGGGCTGGCCGTGCTGGCCGGGGTGCTGGGCGGTTTCCTGGGGGTGGGCCGCAGCCTGCGCCCCCGGGAGATGGTGTGA